The DNA sequence CGCTTCTGAAGACGAACGAGTCGCAAGAGGAGAAGGTGGGAACGGTTACCCCAGGCAGCAGaacaataaataaagttaGCTGTTAACACAAGAATTATAGAATCTTAAAGCAGAATCAAAGTTTAGATAAGGTTTGATGCGACGGAGAAGAGAAAGCCTTCTGCTAATAATGCAGCAGATTGTATCGATATGGTGCTCCCAAGACATGTCACTGTCTATCATAACACCCCGCAACTTGGCATAGTCCACTTGCTCAATAGATCTACCATCGATCTGGATATTGAGTGCCGAGCTGGTTAAAGTACGGCGTTTCTGCAGGGTTGCAATAAGTAAAGATTTGGTTTTGGTTGTGTTGAGTGACATTCGATTATTATCCGCCCAAGTAGATATAGTTCTAGCGACTTCATTCAACTGATTGCTAACGGAAGTAATAGAAGGCCCTCGAACAAGAATAGTAGTACCATCCGCAAACATAGTTGAAGTTACGTCTGaatggccgtttttatactagaggacgcattatccgtctggacgaacttgggcaaacattcgttaTTCGTCTGGTTGTGCGACTTGAACGACGCTCAACAGAAGATAGTTCGTCtggacggataatgcgtcttgtgcccgtctttacaCTAGAGACGCATAACCAGACGAAtaacgaatgtttgcccaagttcgtccagacgcataatgcgtcctctagtataaaaacggccaatgTAGCGCTAACGGCAAGTCATTGATatgaataataaagaaaagagGCTCTAGGATACTACACTGCGGCACGCCTACAGAGATTGGAAGAGCTTCAGACAGAGTGCCCCTAAACTGGGTTTTTTGGGAACGCCCAGATAGATAAGAGCGAAACCAAGCCATGGTAGAATGGGAACAACCATAAATACGAAGTTTTGAAGCCTTGATTCGGGTGGTCTGAGCGCCGATAGCCTAATGCGCATGCTCGTGTGTCCCCCTATGGCAAAGCGCATGCATTTACACCATCATGTGGTGAGAACACCTAACCTGTATTTGACGGTCAATGTAGGGTAAATCAAGAAGGAATCGGGTAAAGCGATGGAAAATAGTTCTTTCCATATTATTTCAGGTGACATTTCTCGTTGTAGTTCGCTATAGGTAACCTGTGGTGTAAGTGATCTCCGGGTCGAAATCTGAGGGTGCACAGTGACAAAACGCTCTGGCAGCACCTCCAGTGGTACGGCCTCCAATACTTTTGTTTGCCTTTTAAGCGTTTCGTTCATGCATGCATGAATTTTGTCCTTACTAGGTGTCCTAAcactcaaaaaaacaaaaaaacgcaATGAAAAATTAACTGTAGTAATGGCTGAATTAAAAATTGCATCTATGAATGTCAGGGGAAtaggaaacaataacaagaGAAGGAAGACTTTCAATTGGCtcagaaacaaacaacaatcaATTATCTTTTAAAAATGAGTACACTGTACGGAAGCAACTATTGACACGTGGAGATCTGAATGGGCTACAAAGCTCTCTTTAGCTGTTTTTCAGGTAATTCAGCAGGCGTTTGCATTCTCTTTAAgaacaattttaaatttgatattttgaaaaccttttcGGATCTCTCCCGACGTTACATTGTATGCGATATTAAAACTGACGAAAAATTGTTCACTCTCGCAAACATTTACGCTCCTAATGAAGACGACCCGACCTTTTTTAAGCAAGTTTTTGATCACTTACATGATTTTGCGAGCgaagaaataattttgggAGGTGATTTCAATCTTGTTTTGGATGTTAAGGAGGATAAGAAGGGCGGTCTTCCCAGAACCTATCAGAATGCTTTGAAAATAATCCAGCAAAATTGCGAAGAACTTAATAATTTAACTGATATATGGAGAACGATGAACGCTGATAAACATAGATATACATGGCGCCGGAAGAAGCCAGAAATTCAATGCAgactcaatttttttaataagcTCAGATTTAATCTGTGATATCAACCTAGCAGACATTGTTCCCGGATACAAAACTGATCATTCAATGATATTGCTCAAAATAGCCCTACACCACAATCCAAGAGGAAGAGcctattttgttgttttacatcattttgtgtccacaatgtgacgtcacaagtcatctaatttgcataaaccaaaatcttgaataactctgcaaataagaatgctatcacaataaaataaacgccattctccatcattttgaaagctctttcgaataagctaataaaaaatttcgtgtcatatgcactttaatcaaaacaactatttaccaaacaaaaaacgaatACCAGTCTGACAACTTGGTTAAATTAAATCCGGCCTTGCTCTGGGATATGATCAAAATGAAAGTAAGAGAAAAATCGATTGCATAAGGAGCAGCTAATATCaggactggaaaaaaaattggattaAAACACTGCCCTGAACGACACACAAAAATCACTGCTACAGTCAAAACTTGATAatcttaatattattattacatgatAATCttaatgttatttattatCGTACAAAGGGTGCCATGTTACGGTCGAAAACCCGATGGCATaatgaaggagaaaaaaaatacaaaatacttTTTAAATCTAGAAAAACGGCATTatgaacaaggaaaaattagTCGCttaaagaaaagtgaaaacgATTTTGCAACTACAGATAAGGAAATCCTTCATGAATGCGAGTCTTTTCTTTGAGGATCTTTATTTTCGAACATGAAAACTGACTCCTTACTTCtagaaactgattttttttttcagagaatGACACCGTTTTAAGTAATGAAGAACGCGATTCCATTGAAGGTTTGCTAACTGAATTGGAATGTTCCAATGCTTTGAAGGATATGGAACCAGACAAAAGCCCCGGCACAGATGGCTTGCCTTTTGAATTGTATCAAATATTTTGGAGTGAAGTTTCCAAACCTCTGATAGAAGCTTTAAATTACGGTTTCGAGATCGGCCAGCTGTCTGTATCTCAAAAACGAGGCATAATAAAACTTATCCCCAAGAAGAGTGAAGAACTTTACTACGTCAAAAACTGGAGACCGCTTTCACTCTTAAATTGCGATTACGAGATAGCTACAAAAGCTGTTGCAAACCGCCTGAAGACCCACCTCCACAAACTTGTAACCAATGACCAGACTGGTGTTTAGAGAGGACGGTTTATAGGACGGTTTATAGGAGAAAACATACCTTTAATTGACAGCGTTATTAATTATACCGCTGTTAAAAAAATTCCCGgacttttacttttctttgacCTTGAGGAAGCTTTTGGCACACTGGAATGGTCTTTTATACAAAAAACACTTATTTGGTTCGGTTTTGGCTCTTCCATTGTCCAATGGTTCAAAACCTTTTATAACAATACTGCAAGCTGTATTTTGAATAATGGCTGGGCAAGCAACTTCTTTTTGGTCCACAGGGATGTCCGCCAAGGCTGTCCTCTCTCCCCTTACCTTTTTATTCTTTCAGCCTAAATTCTGGCCAAAGCAAtccgaaatgcattatccgaggttgagaatttaataaatgcCTTTAAGTCGTGAAATTCGAAGTTTCAGTCAATTCTGAAATTTACCGCCTATGTTTAcgattgtttgaaaatgggTCGCAATTTGGGATTTTCCAAGTTCGAAATTTCGCCAAATGTTTGAGTTCTCACAACTAATTTTAAAGCAATAGCTATTTGTTTCTGTCAGACCTTAACCACCAGCTTTTTATCTCCCTAATCAAATtaccaaacaaagaaaagtgtattttcttttgcgCCTTCACGAGAGTCTTGATTGTATGACCCTTGACTGAGGCGtcattttggtgatttttccTCCTCAGGAGCCGTGTGGAGTTTTTCGAGCTTTTctcgaaattaaaaaaaccgcGGAACTTAGGACATCCTAGGCTATTTCTGGACAAAAAATGAACgagattaattttttgacctTGTGCCACATGTCACGCAGTAGTTGGGGAGATTGACTCTTAAGACTTTGAACCATTGATTTGATACTGTTCAAGTTTGTTGAGCTATTCACCGTGCAAATgttggatgttgaagcaaactCTCTGGCTGTTTCGACTGTAATTTCTACGACGTTGGAAGACTGGAAACATGTTTTCGCTGCCTGAACAGAGTTTTGTGTCATCTGTTGGGTTAAATTATGTGGAGTCGATATTTGGCCGAGGACTAACACAAATACCACCGTCGGCATCTTTATTTgattcttttgtctgaaacAATTAACGGAGGTAAGTTAATAAGATCAGACTTTAAGCTGTGTTCTAATTCCTAGCTCTATCACAGAACTCAGTTCACTGAAATCGATCATTTGTTTCTAGAAGCAAATGATTAGTTACTGTTAGACATTATTTAACTCAGCGATTTTTAAGTGtgtagtattttttttcatttctttctttcatgtcTTAATGTATCCTTcgaatttattattttttgtgtatTTACATTACTTCATAGGTGATCTGTATTTATATGGGGTTTAGGACTCCTTTACAGATTGTCTTTGGCCTTATAACCattgattgaaatgaataaatacTGTTAGATACATGTATGTTGACCAGAATTAATaagtcaaaacaaaatttgtcaGATGAACTTGTTATGTTAATTAGTGAATTAATATAATGCCTTCATGTACCTTGATTTCAGGATCATTTTGTGATCTATAGGTAGCAGAAGATGGTTCATCTCGACTTGACTTTCTTGTAGTGTCTTGAAAAGGAATGTGctgtttgaaacaaaatagaTCAGGTTGTTGTGAACATTGTGAGTGTGTCAATGATATTCAACTAAATAGCAACATACACAAAAAGCATGCCACAAGCAACTAACTTTGGCCTTGGGGTGACTGgaaaaaaatacctttttaATATAGGCGTACCGTAAGTGTTGAGCACCCAGGATTCCATGGTTAGGAAGTTTTGGCTCCTCATAATTTTTCTTCAACCACAGCCTTGAGAGACATCTTTTTATATGTAAATATGGTGCATATAGTAGTCTAGTCTATTTAAAATGAATGGAgataaatatagattattaatatgatattgtttttattgacgagtttttaataccatatcgcgaacgagcgagtcttcgagcgagtgagcggtatggtattaaaaactcgtcaataaaaacgatatcaggctcttaacatttaataatttgtttattacatattacatgcttaaaagccaccaagttgaagaacaagaaagcaatgataaaactgcaacgcaattcttcccgccaaatttgacgccaggcgtcagctaaaatataacgtggaacccgattggtccaaccaaattattacccgtgaagtgatatgatgtCATTCctctcagtgaaatgatatcatatcacttcacgggtatcatttttattcacggccttatcacactgatatccacacataatatgtaacaAAATAACTTATTTTGTTTGTCGCATTATTACagatttatttatatatttcataccattttctttttctttagatGTTTTGGTAAATcctcattttcctttttgtggACTTTAGAGTCTGACGAGTAGCTGCAccctttcttctcttggtTCTCAACAGATGCCCACTCGTGACAGAATTGTTGGGTGAGTACTCGTTTTTCATAGTCTATCTTTCCTGTTTCACCTGTTCGCCCACAACTGTAAATGTAGTTGCCCTGTTTGGCTTCTTTGTGTTTGGTTTCCATGATGCTGTCATTGAAATTGCGCAAGGTAAAGGGAGTCCACTCAAGGCAGCATCTTCAAGAGCCTTCTCCACATCAAACCTAGTGTAAGCTACCAGTTCTTTCACAGTGGCAGTAACAGTTCGAGagccaaaaattaaaataaattgaaatccTAACCAAACTCTTGCTTGGCAAAACAGGTTGTATTGATTAATGGCACttttcttaaataaattaattgaattgCCTTTTTAGAAGGAATAAAAGTAGGCCTTTCCAGCATGAGCGAGCCatgagcattaattttttgtaacttgaatctttcaaATGCAAAACACAGgcaataatgacaataaataTGTTTATATACTGTTCAACAGTTACATACATGTAGTACCCATACCAATCATAGATAAAACTGTTACTCAATGTGGAAAACTTTATTATGAGGTTTTGCACTACATGTACGTGTGTCTCATTTGGAAAACACCTTTTTGTTAGTTAAAATTCAACATAAAATGTTAAACATCCTTTATGGCAGACGAGAATATGCAAAGAAGCACCTTGGTCATACTGGACATCCTAATGCTTCTCAACTTGACCTAGCCAATTTCTACCCTGCAATGATGCACCAAGCTACAAGAGCTACAGAAACTATTGTACGAAGAATTGGCCAAGTAGAACTAAGTTCAGTGAACCTTCCGCAATAAGATACATAGTGTTTCAAGCAGCGAACATTACTCCCATGCTACAAAATGGCAATGCATCAACTAATTTCTTacttattttctctttctacTTTTATTATAGCCTTGTGCTATTTTGAGATCtttatacaaaagaaaaaaaggttgaatgAAAATCGATCACAAGACAACTTACAGGCAAGGCggaattgttttaattcaacTGTTAAAGCTAGAAAAGTTACTGATCGACCCATTCTATTTAAGCTCTACTTTGTGTCGTCTTTCATTTACTAACAGTAACGAAATTCTTTGAAACAGCTCGGTTAGTTGTGCATTACGTTATCACGTGGTAACATGGTATTTCTTTGGTTTAAAAGGGATGACTAACTGTAAAATAATTCGTATTATTCGCTACGGCcagaaaaatcattttcaataaCATGACAACCGCGTAGAATAAAGAGCACAacgaaaagtgaaataatttaattggAGGAAAACCTCCAAATTCTTTCACAAGGCTATTCTACTTTTTCAAATATATGGACGACCCGCTTCAGTGACGCTTACATGGACATAGAAAACCTTCtcgcaaaaagaaaaaaaagtaaagaagtATCAACATCAGAGTGccattttccttccttcaagACTGATACCAACAGCCCTCTGTGAGCCCTGGTTTAAGAGTTTCTTCTTATCATCGAGCttccttttctgtttttcgaATCTGTTCATGGCCTTTTGTGGTTTCTGAAATGATAAAACGATAAATTTCTCAACTGTGTCACGAAAGTGTGACAGTGGATATTATTGAGTGCACGGACAACTTAATGGTGAAGGAATTAATTCGATTGAGAAGCGAATTTCAGCAAATTGTGACGGTAGGCCCGAAAGAATGACATTcatctcagtctgagaaaGTCATTCATGTCGCATGCTTTGACTATAACAAAAAGAGGCGTTAATTCCAGGCTATTCTTGACGTGCCAAGATCCCGAATCGAACGAGTTCACCATACAGTTAAGGTATTTCtcaaattcatgaataattcataaagagaaaagaaaggaaatcattaccgtgaaggaggtttggatatgtgatcctaattaacataaaattcagcgaacttttgctttgatttcctccaagaattatcaatgctttgagaagctgtATCAAACAatcgaaagagtgtttcatcagatatccaaacacttcgaagttgcTTAAAAAAACTCGGCagcgcctcgttttttcaacccacttctcagtgtttggatatctgatgaaacacgcttcctcgtgtttgatatattacgtGAAAATCTCGATAACAGTTCGACGGCAATGTGGTAGTACGCACACTGAGTAAATTCCCAAATAAGGCGACATATCTTTCTACTCCTTGCTTATAAAAAAGACGTGCAAAACTGGTTACCTTGTTGAAATCCACCCTGTCCATGGCGCTTTGCGATCGGACAACATAATCCTCGTTGGACGGCATAGGAACGCGAGCACGGATTACAAAACCCTTGTCACCAGGTCTAACCgctctgaaataaaaaaatgaaacaatggcAAGGAAGATTTTGTATCAAATGTACTGATTAACGTAAAATTGAACTGGAAAGAGATTTCATTTAATCGTCATTTCACGCACAATGGCTTTCGTCAAAAGTGACAGTAAAGTAAATCAAAACTGTATTCTTGCTACCCactttttctcgttttgaagAGCAGAGTCAATAGATTTGGGCGTCTTTCCGCCTTCACTGTCAACAGAACGGTATATAATGAAAATCAAATATCAATTATAAAGAGAATATATCATGAATTCTTGAAGCACCAAAATAAATCTGAAAAGTGTGGACCACGGTTTCTACTTACCGCtggggtttcaatagaagccgGCAACCAGCGAATTTCTCCGCCTACTTtctatattaaatttcatttgtgtCGTTACTGTCGTTCATTAATCAATATTCAGTGCTGAATTTGATACCCAAATGaaggaaatggcatttccggGCTTCTAGATTCCAAATTTCCTGGGAGAGCATGCGCTCAGAGCCCCCTAGGGGAAGAGGCCTTGCGCCCCTTCAAGTGTCACAGCCGACTACTTTAAAAGAGTCTGCCGCCTACTTCACAACTTATTGAAACCGCTGCAAGTTACAGTGGGGTGAAAGGTAACTGCTGAACAATCATTAAATAGGCACAGACACAAAACTGACAAAGCAAACTAAAATCTATGTGAAAACAAcagtaaattattttccttgaagATCTTATTAGAGGCTGCCACTTTACCTCAATCGTCTTTTTTTGCTCATATTTTGGTAATCGCGCTCTTCTCGCTCCTCGCGACTAAGTGACTTGAAGTTTGACGTGACATCGAATATTGGCCGTGCCCAGTCATCTGTAACATAATTTACAGTCATGCATTGGTTGAACTATCAATTGCAGCAAGAGCGCACGTTGGATTTGACATTTCATAGGACGAAAGAGGTCAATCTCATATCGAATTactgacttttttttaaatttgagcaCTTCAGTACTTGTAAGTTAAAGCCAAATTTActttattgtttcatttttttaaaaaacggCTGGCGCAGTCACTTTTCATGTAAGGTCACAGGGGATGTGAGCTAGCTAATAACCGAGATTACATGAACCAATTAGAAAGCCAAGAACGCAATATCTGAGGTTGAAAGTTTAAAACTCTACAGTCATCAGCTGAGGACGATATTCGTCCTCATAATCAATTGCAAAACTAAGCTCTTAGTTCTTGGCTAAATTCGTAGCTCTTTGGTGTTCCTAAGttcttaaaacaaaagttaaaGTCAAATCTGGTCAAGTCTACCacaaaatatctttaaaaCGCATCGATTGTGCTAATCGTTGCAATTCGAGTTCTTATAATCTACGTACTTTATATTAAGcaggaaagaaaattattcattattcaacATTACTCAAACTGGAACTCAAGGGAAAACGGTGCAACAGTctcttttcatatgcaaaaaGTGATTGACATTCTACTTTCTTCTCTAGGTTCCAACCATAGACTCAACAACACCTTTTGCAACATGGAAATTCTGAATTCATACTCACTGATAAGTTTTCCAGCTATTTTCTTGTTCTCTCTCGTCTCCTTTGGATGTCGACACAAGTACATCACAGCTTTACCTATGCCACTCATTTTAAGTGCTCGAGCATCCATTGAGGAAACTAAAACACAACAGAAACACATTCAAATTCCTAGTGATATTCAATTATCCCTGAGAGCTTAAACCAAAACTTCCCTGTTTTAACTGACTCTTACCTCAGCCAAAACTTTAAGTAAACCTTCTCGAATCTGTAGGTGAGGCAGTGAGTTATCTGGCAAGGGATTAAGCCAGTCCTACAAACCAAACACACAACATGTCTTAAAACTTCCAGAGTGCATTGTCTTCCTTAACTTCATAATCTTAATTCTGTATGGACATGCTCCCGTATACAACCACAAAATTGCCAAGCAAGAATCTTAACTTTTCTGTTGTTCTACTTTCTACTCTtcaaaaaaatactctcttaCAAACCAACcttcaaaacatttaaaactCCAAGATCAAGAAATGTCATTTGTAAACCAGCCCTGAAATACAATGTAATTGGTATAGGTTTTCCACCATGacttcacttttttttgtctaagtactaaaatattttgtcatATTCAAGGTGCTCCGTTTCATGGCTTACAAACAAGCTCATTATAGGAAAAGTCTAgtattttcttcttattaatttttctgtcaTGTGGTCCAATATCCAGGGCATGCTTCACATAATTTTATGCAAAATTCTTACAAAGGACAGCCTGTCTACATGCAAACTACAGTAGTTGCTCACTGTCAAATCCTAAGATCTGCAAttccaaaattaatgcaattaCTTAGCGTTCctctttaaatttttatcattttattccTCCTTATGTAAGGTGGGTCCATACTTGTGCAAgtgtttcaaaatatttggaaGCATTTGAAGTTTCTTGGTTGCAGCTTGCTTTGCACCATTCAGCAATCTGTCCCCCGGAAAACACAACCAACAAGgttcaataaaaaagaaaattgtgctTTTGGTAATtaaatttattacatattatgtgtggatatcagtgtgataaggccgtgaataaaaatgatacccgtgaagtgatatgatatcgtttcactcagtgaaatgatatcatatcacttcacgggtttgaattgtccaatcaaatagattgtaataatttggttgaaCCAATCGGGTtccacgttatattttagctgatgcctggcgtcaaatttggcgggaagaattgcagtgcagttttatcaacgcttcgttgtacttcaacttggtggcttgatttttttttaagcatgtgatatgtaataaacaaattattgcatgttaagagcctgatatcgttttccttcactcgtttttaataccatatcgctcactcgctcgttcgcgatatggtattaaaaactcgtgaataaaaatgatatcaggctcttaacatgtaataatctatatatacaCAATTTTTAATACGGCCTCTTATTTCCCAGGATAGGTATAAAATGTAGATTAGTGTTGTGATTAGTATAAGTGTCCATTGTAAATTATGCATAGTGCACATTCATTTGTATTcactgtttttcaaaataactgTTAAGCCATTGTCATGACTGCATGATGGCTAAAACTAACCATCACACAACAGTATCAACCAATGcagggtgcagggatggcgcagtggtgagagcactcgcctcccaccaata is a window from the Acropora palmata chromosome 1, jaAcrPala1.3, whole genome shotgun sequence genome containing:
- the LOC141891524 gene encoding uncharacterized protein LOC141891524; translation: METKHKEAKQGNYIYSCGRTGETGKIDYEKRVLTQQFCHEWASVENQEKKGCSYSSDSKVHKKENEDLPKHLKKKKMTRLLYAPYLHIKRCLSRLWLKKNYEEPKLPNHGILGAQHLRYAYIKKHIPFQDTTRKSSRDEPSSATYRSQNDPEIKTKESNKDADGGICVSPRPNIDST